Within the bacterium genome, the region CACCTGGACCAAGCCCCCCAACCCGATCATCGCCAAAACCAGCCGCGCACGCGCCACACTATCTTTCATAAGAGAGTTGGGCCAGCGCAGTAGGCGTAAGTCTCTGCGTGATCCTAGAAAGGTCAGAGCATGAGCGAATTCCCGAGTCTTGAGATCGTCGATTCGCTCTTGGAAGAGTTTCGAGTTCGAAATGGTGTACCGGCAATCGGTGCATCGATCGTTGACTCAAATGGAGAGTTCGTCAGCCACGTAGTAGGTGTGCGTCAGCGCGACTTGTCGGAGCAAGTACTTGTGTCTGACAAATGGCATATTGGTTCTTGTACAAAGTCAATTACAGCAGCGCTCTGGGCCCGCCTGGTTGAACTCGGACTCGCGGAGTGGGATACTCCATTACCTCAGATATTCCAAGGTCTTCGATCAGTCGATGGGCGATGGAAAGATGTAACGATTCACGATGCACTTCAGTGTCGCGCTGGATTTGCAGCAAACCTCCCTCGTGACGTGTTCAAATCCTCGTGGAAGGACACTAGACCACTCCCAGCGCAACGCGCTGATATTGTCGAACGGTGTCTCCAGAGCCCTCCTAACAGACCTGGAAGGTTCCGGTATTCGAATCTCAGCTACATCGTTGTAGGTGCCGCTATCGATCGTGCAGCGCAGGCAAGTTTCGAAGAAGCGCTGGAACTCTACCTATTGCAGCTGCTCGGCATTAGTACGGCCAGATTCGGTGCCCCAGAGGAGATTTGCGGTCATCGGCCACGAGTCACCTTGCGCAGCGTGGGACTGTTCAAAGGTCCGCCGACAAGTCCGGACGATCCCAAGAGTGACAATCCGCGGGTGTATTCCTCAGCAGGATGCCTGCATCTCTCTCTTGATGATTGGAGTGCCCTGATGCGGATCTTTCTTGCTGGCACTAGCACAGGACTGCTACACGAGGACTCACTCTTGCGGCTCTTCAGTTCTCCCGCCCAGTCTGGTCAATCCATGGGGATGGGTTGGATGCAACCGATCCCCATCATGGGTGTCCCCTATTTCATGCAAGGTTCCAACACGTTGTGGTCCGCAACCGCGATGGTGTCCTTGGATCGAAGCAAGAGTGTGCTGGTCGTCTGCAACGATGGACGAGCACGGGTCCTGCACCGATCCGTGAAGTTGGCGGTCTTCCTGCTGGCACTATGACGAAAGGGGTTTGTGTCTCCCTGTCGTGCCCCTAGTTGAGCTTGGTGCTTCCTGGGTTTCGCGTAGGCGCGTTATTGGATTCTGCTGTGATGAGATGTAAGGAGGCTTCATGGCACCGATGAATCGCCCTGGGTTTTGTGGAGGCTGTGGTCTGCCCCGTGTTTTTCGCAGTCGGTTTAGTTGACTCTCGGGCACGTCGACCGAAGGGAGGTCATCGTGCCGAGGAGGTATCCGACGGCGTTTCGGCGCAAGGTGCTGGATCTGGTCGAGGCGGGTCGGCCCGTCGCGGAGGTTGCTGCGCAGCTCGGCGTGTTGGCTCAGACGATCTACAACTGGCGGAACCAGGATCTGGTGGATCGCGGGCTGCGCCCGGGCGTGACGACAGCGGAATCCGCGGAGTTGGCCGCGGCTCGTCAGCGGATCCGCGAGCTTGAGTGTGAGCTGGCGGTCACTAAGCGGGCCAATGAGTTGCTCAAGGAGCAGACCGACCCAAAAGGCGCTTCGAGGTCGTCGCCGTCGTCGTAGCTGACGGCCATCCGGTGGAGGTCTGCTGCCGGGTGTTGGGCAAGTCGATGTCGGGCTACTACTGCTGGCGCCGGCGGCTGCCGTCGCCGCGTTCGGTGCGCCACGCGATGCTGCTGGAGGTCATTGGTGAGATCCATCACGCCTCCCGGGGAACCTACGGCGCCCGACGAATCCACGCCGCGTTGACCCAGGGGCGGGGCATCATCGTGGCCCGTTGCACCGTTGAACTGGTGATGTGCCGCAACGGCCTGGCCGGCCTGCCGGGCCGGCGCCCCTGGCGCAAGGTCCCCAACCAGCCCACCGCCAGCGACCTGGTGGACCGCCAGTTCGCCCGCGACGGATCCGATCATCTGTGGGTCACCGACATCACCGAGCACCCCACCCGGGAAGGCAAGATCTACTGCGCGGTCGTGCTGGACGCCTACAGCCGCCGCGTCGTGGGCTGGGCCATCGACTCGCGGCCCCACGCCACCCTCGCCATCAACGCATTGGCCATGGCCATCGAGAACCGCCAACCCGCCGGGTCGATAATCCACTCCGACCACGGCGCGCAGTTCACCTCCTGGGCATTCACCCAACGCGCCCTGGACTCCGGGCTCAGCCAATCCATGGGCTCGATCGGGGACTGCTTCGATAGCGCCGTCATCGAGTCGTTCTGGGAGCGCATGCAAGTCGAACTGCTCAACCGGCGGCGCTGGAGAACACTCCTGGAGCTGTCCAACGTCATCTTCGAGTACCTTGAAATCTTCCACAACCGGCAACGGCGGCACTCCTCACTCGGCATGCTCACCCCCGTCGAATACGAGATCGCCACGCCACCACCGCTGCCCGAAGTCAAGCAAGCTGACTGCGCGAAATCCGGGACACACCAGGCAACGACCGTTAGCTGTGACAACCGGGGAGGTTGTCCCTGGGTTGAGGGGATCGAGGGGTCCCCGTTGGGGTGAGCCCTCCGGGCGATGCTGTGGGTCTGTAACAGTCCACGGCTCCCAAGGAGGGCTCATGGCACAGATCACACAGCACCGCAACGCCAAGCTGACGCTGGCGGCGCGGCGGGCGATGGCCGGGTTGATGCTCGAGGAGGGCTGGAGCGGTTCGGGCACCTGTTCTGGTCGGGGGACGCTTCGGCCTACCGGCTGCCGCGTGATGCGACCTTCGTGGCCGAGCGGATCCTCACCAGCGACGACGTGACGTCGTGGGGGTGGGCGCTGTTCGCCCTCCCCGTCGAGGCGCTCGAGGAGGTGGCTCGCAGGCCGCACATGCCGCGCGATCGTCGGGCTCTTGCCGCCGATGCAGCACGGTGGCGCCGTGACAACCCTTGAGGACCTGCGAGGACTGCTGCCCGAGGGCACGGTGGAGGCGTGGCCGAAGGTCGCCGCGGTGCTGCCGGCCGGCGCCGTCCTCATGGGCGGCACCGCGTTGGCGGTGTGGCTGAGGCACCGCCGCAGCGAGGATCTGGACTTCTTCGTGCCGGAGTCGTTCGACGGCGCCGCCGTCGCGACGGCACTGTCAGAGGCAGGAGAGTTCGCCCCGACATCGGTGTCGAATCGGATGATCGGGGGGACACTCGACGCCGTCAAGCTCGATGTCGTCGCCAATCCCGGGGAGATCAGGCTGGGCCCGCCGCGGGTAGTCGAGGGCCTGCTCGTCGGTTCCCTCGAGGACATCACGGCGGCGAAGTACAAGGCCATCACCGACCGGAAACAACTCCGGGACTTCATCGACGTGATGTGCGTTGAACGCGACGGCGGCATCGCCATCGAGCAAGGGCTGATCCTGTACTGCCGCAAGCACGGCGTCAGCTTCGATCTGGAGACCGTGCGGACCTTCCTGCGACACCTGGGGGACTTCCGCTACCTCGACGACGATCCGGCCATGCACGCCACCTTCGGCGTCGACGCCCGCCAGGACGTCGTGGCGTATTTCCAGCGCCGGGTGCCGCAGGTCACAGCGTCGTTCTCGCGACTGTTCACCGAGGCTCCGCAGCCGGACATCTCCACTCCAGACTCTGGAGGCGTCGACATCTAACTTTGCCCACCGGCGGACCCGAGAGGTCCCACCGCCGCGACCCGTCTACCCCACCCCGGGGGTGCATATCGTCACGCCGAACCGGGGCAAGAATTCCCGCGAAACTCCAGCTAGAGACGACTTTCTGAACCCGCCAACCCCCGCGGTCTGAGACGCGTTCTGGCTGGCCGTCGCGCGGATGCGGTCAAGCTATCCCGTGCGCCCGAAAGGTGCGGCCTAGCACCGGATGCGGCGCCCTGACAACCAAAGGAGCGCCATCATGCAAGAGCGACAGCTGCCGCTCAAGGAAGTCTGTGAACTCCTAGGTGTGAGTCCCTCGACTGTGCGCCGACGCATCAAGGACGACGACTTCCCCCGGAGATCAAGATCGGTCCAACCAGGAGGTACCCCCTCTCCGAGATCCTAGAGTGGATAAAGACCCGACCGCGGGCAGCGTGAGCACCCCCCCACTTTGGATACTCATACGACTCCACGCACACCGATGAATCGTCATGACGCCCCGGAACTCCGAGGTCACAGCCCCTGGAGTTGACACGGTTTCGCACACGTCCGCCTGAGGTCGGCGACCGCGTCATCCCGTGCGACTAGATGTGGGAACCGGAACTCCGGGAACGCGCACCGCCGACGCGCCGGAGCGAGTCGGTCAGCTGGAGGTCGGTCCGGACAGGGGTGAGCCGGCGTCACGCTCGAAGCGGGTCGGCCTCGACGATTGCGGTGACCGTCTTGCGGCCCAGCCCGGCCGCCTCGGCGATCTGGCGTAGCGACGCGCCGATGCGGTGTGCGGTGCGGATCAGGTCGTCGCGGATGGCGATCTCCTTGTGGGCCCGCTCGGCACTCAGGCCGACCACGGCGAGCGCGGCGCCGATCTCGTAGTCGAGGCCGCTGCGGTACTTGTCCAGCGCCGCGTTCGCGGCGGCCACATCGGCGTCGCTGTAGCTCATTGCTCCTCCCGCAGGCCCGCAGCCAGCTTGTCGCGTATGGCGAGGAGCGTTGGGATCCGGGGCGACAACTCGCCCGACGCCTCGGCGACGTTGAGATGCGCGATGACGATGCCAAGCAACTCCAACGCCTCGACCCGCTCCAACCCGACGCGTACCATTGGCCCGAATCGTACCAGCTATGGCCCGTATTGGACCGATAACAGCAGGCGGTAGGCGAGGCCGTCGACGCTGATCACCGAGTTCGACAGAACGACGACCCCCTCGCGTGTCTCGGGATCGAAGCCGATGAACGAGCTGTAGCCGCCGGTGGCGCCGTTGTGCCACACGATCCGGCGGTCGCCCTCGTCGGCGATTATCCACGCCAGCCCGATATCCATTCCCAGCCCCGGATCGGTGACCTGCGGGACGTGCGTGCGGGCCATCGCCTCGCGTAGAGGCGTCTGGCGCAACCCGAGGTTGGCCTCAAGGAAGGTCAGAAGATCGTTGACTGTCGAACGCAGAGCTCCGGCGCCGGCGAGAGCCGGGATATCCCAGTTGGGAACCGGCTGGAGCTCCTCGTCGTGTCCGGGGGCGAGTCGCTCCCGCAGCGGCGGCGTCAACTCGACCGCGGTGTCCGACATCTCCAGCGGTTCGAGGATCCGTCGCGCGATGAGCGTCTCGTAGTCGGTGCCCTCCGCGAGCGTGAGCGCGTGGCCCAGCAGGCCGTATCCGAGATTCGAGTATTCGACGGCCTTACCGATGCCTCGAGCGAGCTTGTGGCCCGCCAAGAACTCGTAGAGATGCTCGACGGTGTAGTCGGCGTACGGGTTGGCCCAATCGGCCGGCGCCAGGTTGTCGGGCAGCCGAGGCAGCCCGGAACTGTGGGTGGCCAGGCGCCCGAGCGTGATCTCGGCGCCGTCTCGCATCGGCACCCGAACCTCATCGCCAAGGAGGCCCTGCACCGGCGTGACGCCGGTGACCCCCACAACGAGCGCCCTACCCCTAGGACCGCCCCGTCTCATGACTCACTCATACAGGAAGTCGCGACCTCAGCGCGAGCGCCGGGCCTGTACCGCCTGGATGTCGTCGGGCCAGTGGCTCTTGATGAAGGTCAGCACCGCCCAGATCTCCTCGTCTACGAGCTTGTCGGAGAAACCCGGCATATTGCTGGGGTAGCCACCTCCGACGACAGCGGCCGTTCCCCACTTGGTCATCTCGAACAACTGCGCATCACTGTGATGCCAGGTATGGCCTGATGCGTCGTGCGGAGGTGCCGGGAGGGTGCCGTCGGCCTTGCGGACAGTCCAATTCGACTCTCCTTGCAGTTCGACCCCGTGACAGGACGCGCAGGACCGGGCGTAGACCTCCG harbors:
- a CDS encoding serine hydrolase encodes the protein MSEFPSLEIVDSLLEEFRVRNGVPAIGASIVDSNGEFVSHVVGVRQRDLSEQVLVSDKWHIGSCTKSITAALWARLVELGLAEWDTPLPQIFQGLRSVDGRWKDVTIHDALQCRAGFAANLPRDVFKSSWKDTRPLPAQRADIVERCLQSPPNRPGRFRYSNLSYIVVGAAIDRAAQASFEEALELYLLQLLGISTARFGAPEEICGHRPRVTLRSVGLFKGPPTSPDDPKSDNPRVYSSAGCLHLSLDDWSALMRIFLAGTSTGLLHEDSLLRLFSSPAQSGQSMGMGWMQPIPIMGVPYFMQGSNTLWSATAMVSLDRSKSVLVVCNDGRARVLHRSVKLAVFLLAL
- a CDS encoding nucleotidyl transferase AbiEii/AbiGii toxin family protein — protein: MTTLEDLRGLLPEGTVEAWPKVAAVLPAGAVLMGGTALAVWLRHRRSEDLDFFVPESFDGAAVATALSEAGEFAPTSVSNRMIGGTLDAVKLDVVANPGEIRLGPPRVVEGLLVGSLEDITAAKYKAITDRKQLRDFIDVMCVERDGGIAIEQGLILYCRKHGVSFDLETVRTFLRHLGDFRYLDDDPAMHATFGVDARQDVVAYFQRRVPQVTASFSRLFTEAPQPDISTPDSGGVDI
- a CDS encoding serine hydrolase — encoded protein: MRRGGPRGRALVVGVTGVTPVQGLLGDEVRVPMRDGAEITLGRLATHSSGLPRLPDNLAPADWANPYADYTVEHLYEFLAGHKLARGIGKAVEYSNLGYGLLGHALTLAEGTDYETLIARRILEPLEMSDTAVELTPPLRERLAPGHDEELQPVPNWDIPALAGAGALRSTVNDLLTFLEANLGLRQTPLREAMARTHVPQVTDPGLGMDIGLAWIIADEGDRRIVWHNGATGGYSSFIGFDPETREGVVVLSNSVISVDGLAYRLLLSVQYGP
- a CDS encoding cytochrome c produces the protein MRFRQSPRAATGLALVVVAAVAVAAWLVIGERDERVSPGPAAPSRILDVREADASNPELVAWGSEVYARSCASCHGVELQGESNWTVRKADGTLPAPPHDASGHTWHHSDAQLFEMTKWGTAAVVGGGYPSNMPGFSDKLVDEEIWAVLTFIKSHWPDDIQAVQARRSR